From a single Miscanthus floridulus cultivar M001 chromosome 8, ASM1932011v1, whole genome shotgun sequence genomic region:
- the LOC136470892 gene encoding cytochrome P450 89A2-like, with protein MEESGAWPLLLLSLAASLLFLLYRRTHGGRKNSTPTPRSDQGNGRRLPPGPPTLLFLAKFLSLRRSVFDLGPLLRELHARHGPVISLRLLFATHVFVADRRLAHAALVQGGATFADRPPVVDPESLFSAGGRDINTSTYGPYWRLVRRNLATEALHRGRVSLFEPARRSACDALVTSLRARAGGAAAADTVTLRPFLRRAMFELLACMCFGARLGKEAIDEMEELQHRMILSYTTFPVFAFFPAVTKRLFRKWWAAYVDLARRLDEVFVPLIHATRGAGGGGNDDDPPCYADSLRALRVAEEGDRPLTDAEMSSLCSEFLTGGTDTTVTLVEWIMAELVNRPDVQAKVHDEVKNAPDGDLQQSMPYLKAVVLEGLRLHPPGHFVLPHAVRTDAEIGGYTVPKGAEVNFLVAEMGRDEAVWTAAREFRPDRFVDGGEGRDVDITGTKEIKMMPFGAGRRMCPGYALGMHHAEYFVARLVRDLEWLPPSADGEVVDMAEQMEFTTVMKYPLRARIVPRN; from the coding sequence ATGGAGGAATCCGGCGCCTGGCCCCTACTCCTCCTATCACTTGCAGCCTCACTCCTCTTCTTGCTCTACCGCCGCACCCATGGCGGCCGCAAGAACTCAACGCCAACGCCCCGCAGTGATCAGGGTAACGGCCGCCGGCTCCCTCCCGGCCCGCCGACGCTGCTCTTCCTGGCCAAGTTCCTGTCGCTCCGGCGGTCCGTCTTCGACCTGGGCCCGCTCCTCCGGGAGCTGCACGCGCGGCACGGCCCCGTCATCTCCCTCCGCCTCCTCTTCGCCACGCACGTCTTCGTTGCCGACCGCCGCCTGGCGCACGCCGCCCTCGTCCAGGGCGGCGCCACCTTCGCCGACCGCCCGCCGGTCGTCGACCCGGAGAGCCTCTTCAGCGCCGGCGGCCGCGACATCAACACCTCCACGTATGGCCCGTACTGGCGCCTCGTCCGGCGTAACCTCGCCACGGAGGCGCTgcaccgtggccgcgtcagcCTCTTCGAGCCGGCCAGGAGGTCGGCGTGCGATGCCCTCGTCACCAGCCTCCGCGCGcgcgccggcggcgccgccgccgccgacacgGTCACGCTGAGGCCGTTCCTGCGGCGCGCCATGTTCGAGCTGCTGGCGTGCATGTGCTTCGGCGCGCGGCTGGGCAAGGAGGCGATCGACGAGATGGAGGAGCTGCAGCACCGCATGATCCTGTCCTACACCACCTTCCCCGTCTTCGCCTTCTTCCCGGCGGTCACCAAGAGGCTGTTCCGCAAGTGGTGGGCGGCGTACGTCGACCTGGCGCGGAGGCTGGACGAGGTGTTCGTTCCGCTGATCCACGCcacgcgtggcgccggcggcggtggcaacGACGACGACCCGCCGTGCTACGCGGACTCGCTCCGCGCGCTGCGCGTGGCCGAGGAAGGCGACCGGCCGCTCACTGACGCCGAGATGTCGAGCCTGTGCTCCGAGTTCCTGACCGGCGGCACGGACACGACGGTGACGTTGGTGGAGTGGATCATGGCGGAGCTGGTGAACCGGCCCGACGTCCAAGCCAAGGTGCACGACGAGGTGAAGAACGCACCGGACGGCGACCTCCAGCAGTCGATGCCGTACCTCAAGGCCGTCGTGCTGGAGGGACTGCGGCTGCACCCGCCGGGACACTTCGTTCTGCCGCACGCCGTGCGGACCGACGCGGAGATCGGCGGCTACACCGTGCCTAAGGGCGCTGAGGTGAACTTCCTGGTCGCGGAGATGGGGCGTGACGAGGCCGTGTGGACGGCGGCGCGCGAGTTCCGTCCGGATAGGTTCGTGGACGGCGGCGAGGGGCGCGACGTCGACATCACGGGGACCAAGGAGATCAAGATGATGCCTTTCGGCGCCGGCCGGCGCATGTGTCCCGGGTACGCGCTGGGCATGCACCACGCCGAGTACTTCGTGGCCAGGTTGGTGCGGGACCTGGAGTGGCTGCCGCCATCGGCGGATGGCGAGGTCGTCGACATGGCGGAGCAGATGGAGTTCACCACCGTCATGAAATACCCACTCCGAGCTCGCATCGTGCCAAGGAACTGA